One segment of Arthrobacter sp. MMS18-M83 DNA contains the following:
- a CDS encoding flagellin N-terminal helical domain-containing protein gives MGMAINNNLMANNAYRNLSNTQNEVSKSMEKLSSGLRINRAADDAAGMAISEGLKSQVSGSAVAARNAQDGISVIQTTEGALTEVHSILQRMRDLAVQGSSDTNNAAARTAIKGEGDSLGKELDRLTQSTNFNGIDLLKGATGNGVSAGQVATAGSLDIQVGAGSSANDKISVKVGDVATAVGTLSSATTAAGFDVSTSAKATTTIASIDSAIAAVSAQRADLGATQNRLEHATKTLQVSGENLQAAQSRITDTDMAAEMVKFTKANIMSQAGTAMLAQANQSGQGVLSLLR, from the coding sequence ATGGGCATGGCAATCAACAACAACCTGATGGCGAACAACGCTTACCGCAACCTCAGCAACACGCAGAACGAGGTGTCCAAGTCGATGGAGAAGCTTTCCAGCGGCCTGCGCATCAACCGTGCAGCTGATGACGCCGCCGGCATGGCAATCTCCGAGGGCCTCAAGTCCCAGGTTTCCGGTTCGGCCGTGGCCGCCCGTAACGCCCAGGACGGCATCTCGGTCATCCAGACCACTGAAGGCGCCCTGACCGAAGTCCACTCGATCCTCCAGCGCATGCGTGACCTCGCTGTCCAGGGCTCGTCCGACACTAACAACGCCGCAGCCCGCACCGCTATCAAGGGTGAAGGCGACTCGCTGGGCAAGGAACTGGACCGTCTCACGCAGTCCACCAACTTCAATGGTATCGACCTGCTCAAGGGTGCCACGGGTAACGGCGTGTCGGCGGGGCAGGTAGCCACTGCGGGCAGCCTGGACATTCAGGTCGGCGCTGGCAGTTCCGCTAACGACAAGATCTCGGTCAAGGTCGGCGACGTCGCTACAGCAGTTGGAACGCTCTCCAGCGCCACCACCGCAGCAGGCTTCGACGTGAGCACCAGCGCCAAGGCCACGACCACGATCGCGTCCATCGATTCCGCCATCGCGGCTGTCTCCGCTCAGCGTGCGGACCTGGGTGCAACCCAGAACCGCCTGGAGCACGCCACGAAGACCCTCCAGGTCTCCGGGGAGAATCTCCAGGCTGCGCAGTCCCGCATCACCGACACGGACATGGCTGCGGAAATGGTCAAGTTCACCAAGGCCAACATCATGTCCCAGGCGGGTACTGCAATGCTTGCCCAGGCGAACCAGTCCGGCCAGGGTGTTCTTTCCCTCCTGCGCTAA